The Psychrobacter sp. LV10R520-6 genome includes a region encoding these proteins:
- the murI gene encoding glutamate racemase gives MVNKERNAPIGLFDSGVGGLSVYLHLAQQLPDEHYIYYADTLHVPYGNRDSKEIETLTLIAVEWLYQQGCKLIVIACNSASAYALETARRCYPQLPIVGLVPALKPAILASKSGHVAVLATKATLNGTLLNQVITDIALPNQTIVTKYFDPQLVPWVEAGMPENSETAQRLHQQVQGFAQEGIDQLVLGCTHYPFFKPFLLQEIESQQLSMDVVDSGKAIAERVKQLLVKNQLLALPISSAHSGIDSSRTTVNNTNIRPPLIFYASKYDDKLGMLIQRLLGTQIRLQRYC, from the coding sequence ATGGTTAATAAAGAGCGCAATGCACCAATTGGCTTATTTGACTCGGGAGTCGGTGGTCTATCAGTATATTTGCATTTGGCCCAGCAATTACCCGATGAGCATTATATTTATTATGCCGATACCTTGCATGTGCCATACGGCAATCGTGATAGTAAAGAGATCGAGACGCTGACATTAATAGCGGTAGAATGGTTATATCAGCAAGGCTGTAAACTGATCGTCATTGCCTGTAATAGTGCCTCGGCTTATGCTTTGGAGACCGCTCGGCGCTGTTATCCGCAGTTGCCTATCGTCGGCTTAGTACCTGCATTGAAGCCTGCAATACTGGCCAGTAAAAGCGGTCATGTGGCGGTATTAGCCACTAAAGCGACCTTAAATGGCACGTTACTTAACCAAGTTATTACTGATATTGCTCTGCCAAACCAAACGATAGTGACTAAATATTTTGACCCCCAGCTGGTACCATGGGTAGAGGCAGGTATGCCAGAGAACTCCGAAACTGCCCAGCGCTTACACCAGCAAGTGCAAGGATTTGCTCAAGAGGGCATTGATCAATTGGTGTTAGGTTGCACACACTATCCATTTTTTAAACCGTTTTTGTTGCAAGAGATTGAGTCACAACAACTTTCTATGGACGTGGTTGACTCAGGAAAAGCAATTGCTGAACGCGTGAAGCAGCTATTGGTAAAAAACCAGCTACTGGCACTGCCTATTAGTAGTGCGCATAGTGGTATAGATAGTAGCAGGACGACTGTTAATAACACGAATATTCGGCCGCCTCTAATTTTTTATGCCAGTAAATATGATGACAAGCTTGGTATGCTGATACAGCGTCTGCTGGGTACGCAGATACGTTTGCAACGGTATTGTTAG
- a CDS encoding DUF1285 domain-containing protein — translation MTKDTNNTIDNTMNSSETPQEVTSDLNSLDSLSQYLKFEAGTRQGRAIPPLEKWHPEQVIDMDLVIKANGEWWHEGGHMTRESLVNLFASILWKEEQDGVTEYFLKTPVQKLRIQVEDVPLLINNVGIVTEDNMNWLEFTTTTGDVVRLDEEHPIILRAYQPDVSDSNNNEAQMDNTELQAKPQAEPQVRPYMPIRNGLTAIIGRNAFYHLTDIGELTEQNDETILILQSGGHSYPLSMPTS, via the coding sequence ATGACCAAGGATACCAACAACACGATTGATAATACCATGAATAGTTCTGAGACCCCGCAGGAAGTGACGTCCGATCTAAATAGTTTGGATTCGCTAAGCCAATATCTAAAGTTCGAGGCAGGAACACGGCAGGGGCGTGCGATACCGCCATTAGAAAAATGGCATCCTGAGCAAGTCATCGATATGGATTTGGTAATTAAAGCCAACGGTGAATGGTGGCACGAGGGTGGGCATATGACCCGCGAGTCATTAGTAAATTTATTCGCTTCTATCCTATGGAAAGAAGAGCAAGACGGCGTTACTGAGTATTTTTTGAAAACGCCAGTACAAAAGCTACGAATTCAAGTCGAGGATGTGCCGCTACTGATTAATAATGTCGGTATCGTTACTGAAGATAATATGAACTGGCTGGAGTTTACTACTACTACCGGTGATGTGGTACGTTTGGATGAGGAGCATCCGATTATATTACGTGCTTATCAACCTGATGTTAGTGACAGTAATAATAATGAAGCGCAAATGGATAACACTGAGTTACAAGCTAAGCCACAGGCTGAGCCCCAAGTACGCCCTTATATGCCTATCAGAAATGGGTTGACCGCAATTATCGGTCGCAACGCGTTTTATCATTTGACCGATATTGGCGAACTAACAGAACAAAATGATGAGACCATACTAATTTTACAAAGCGGTGGACACTCTTATCCACTGTCAATGCCGACAAGTTAA